A region from the Bubalus kerabau isolate K-KA32 ecotype Philippines breed swamp buffalo chromosome 23, PCC_UOA_SB_1v2, whole genome shotgun sequence genome encodes:
- the LOC129637688 gene encoding cytochrome P450 2W1: MALLLLALLALLALWGLLCARAGAPAPAPCWPPGPRPLPLVGNLHLLRGAQQDEALMQLGKQYGPVFTVHLGHQKTVVLTGYEAVKEALVGTRQELAGRPPIAIFQLINGGGGVFFSSGPRWRAARQLTVRALHGLGVGRAPVANKVLQELRCLTAQLDSYEGRPFPLALLRWAPSNITFTLLFGQRFDYRDPVFLSLLGLVDEVMVLLGKPSVQLFNLYPRLGALLQLHRPVLRKIEEVRAILRALLEARRHRTPPRGPEQSYLDALIQQGQGKDPEGLFTEANVVACVLDMVMAGTETTAATLQWAALLMGKHPRVQSRVQEELDRVLGPARLPRPEDVHALPYTNAVLHEVQRFITLLPHAPRCTIANTQLGPYLLPKGTPVLALLNSVLLDETQWETPRQFNPGHFLDANGRFVKRPAFLPFSAGRRVCVGESLARSELFLLFAGLLQRYRLLPPPGLSVAALDTTPAPAFTARPSAQVLCAMPRLQGR; the protein is encoded by the exons ATGGCCCTGCTGCTCCTGGCGCTGCTGGCGCTGCTGGCGCTCTGGGGGCTGCTCTGCGCCCGGGCCGGTGCCCCAGCCCCGGCCCCCTGCTGGCCCCCAGGGCCGCGCCCCCTGCCCCTCGTCGGGAACCTCCACTTGCTGCGGGGGGCACAGCAGGACGAGGCGCTGATGCAG CTCGGCAAACAGTACGGGCCGGTATTCACTGTGCATCTTGGGCACCAGAAGACGGTGGTGCTGACCGGCTACGAGGCGGTGAAGGAGGCCCTGGTGGGCACCAGGCAGGAGCTGGCTGGCCGGCCCCCCATTGCCATCTTCCAGCTCATCAATGGAGGCGGGG GCGTCTTCTTCTCTTCAGGCCCACGCTGGCGGGCCGCCCGCCAGCTCACCGTACGTGCCCTCCACGGCCTGGGTGTGGGGAGGGCGCCCGTGGCCAACAAGGTCTTGCAGGAGCTGAGGTGCCTCACGGCGCAGCTGGACAGCTACGAAG GCCGGCCCTTCCCGCTGGCCCTGCTCCGCTGGGCTCCCTCCAACATCACCTTCACGCTCCTCTTCGGCCAGCGGTTCGACTACCGGGATCCTGTGTTCCTGTCCCTGCTGGGCCTCGTTGATGAGGTCATGGTCCTCCTGGGGAAGCCGAGTGTGCAG CTCTTCAACCTCTACCCACGGCTCGGGGCCCTCCTCCAGCTGCACCGGCCGGTCCTGCGCAAGATCGAGGAGGTGCGGGCCATCCTGAGGGCCCTCCTGGAGGCACGGCGGCACCGCACACCCCCGCGAGGGCCAGAGCAGAGCTACCTGGACGCCCTGATCCAGCAGGGCCAG GGGAAAGACCCCGAGGGCCTGTTTACCGAGGCCAACGTGGTGGCCTGTGTCCTGGACATGGTCATGGCCGGCACGGAGACCACCGCCGCCACGCTGCAGTGGGCCGCCCTCCTGATGGGCAAGCACCCGCGCGTGCAGA GCCGTGTGCAGGAGGAGCTGGACCGCGTGCTGGGGCCCGCGCGGCTCCCGCGGCCAGAGGACGTGCACGCCCTGCCCTACACTAATGCCGTGCTGCACGAAGTGCAGCGCTTCATCACGCTGCTGCCCCACGCGCCGCGGTGCACGATCGCCAACACCCAGCTGGGCCCCTACCTGCTCCCCAAG GGCACACCCGTGCTGGCCCTACTGAACTCCGTGCTCCTGGACGAGACGCAGTGGGAGACGCCCCGCCAGTTCAACCCGGGCCACTTCCTGGACGCCAACGGGCGCTTCGTCAAGCGGCCGGCCTTCCTGCCTTTCTCCGCAG GCCGCCGCGTCTGCGTGGGGGAGAGCCTGGCCAGGTCGGAGCTGTTCCTCCTGTTCGCGGGCCTCCTGCAGAGGTACCGCCTGCTGCCCCCGCCCGGCCTCAGCGTCGCTGCCCTGGACACCACGCCCGCCCCTGCCTTCACCGCGCGGCCGTCCGCTCAGGTGCTGTGCGCCATGCCCAGGCTGCAGGGGCGCTGA
- the LOC129637586 gene encoding cytochrome c oxidase assembly protein COX19: MSTAMNFGSKSFQPRPPDKGSFPLDHFGECKSFKEKFMKCLRDNNFENALCRNESKEYLECRMERQLMAQEPLEKLGFGDLIDGKSDKN; encoded by the exons ATGTCGACGGCTATGAACTTCGGGTCCAAGAGTTTCCAGCCGCGTCCCCCGGACAAGGGCAGCTTCCCGCTCGATCACTTCG GTGAATGTAAAAGCTTTAAAGAGAAATTCATGAAGTGTCTCCGGgacaataattttgaaaatgcttTGTGCAGAAATGAATCAAAAGAGTATCTGGAGTGCAGGATGGAAAG GCAACTGATGGCACAGGAACCCCTGGAAAAGCTGGGATTTGGAGATTTGATTGATGGGAAGTCAGACAAAAACTGA